Within Chlamydia pneumoniae TW-183, the genomic segment CAGGAGGAGGAGGTCTTACTACCACCTTTTGCACGATATTGAACAACCGAGAAGGGGTACTCTTTAACAATAACCAAAGCCAGAGCAACGGTGGAGCCATTCATGCGAAATCTATCATTATCAAAGAAAATGGTCCTGTATACTTTTTAAATAACACTGCAACTCGGGGAGGGGCTCTCCTCAACTTATCAGCAGGTGCTGGAAACGGAAGCTTCATCTTATCTGCAGATAATGGAGATATTATCTTTAACAATAATACGGCCTCCAAGCATGCCCTCAATCCTCCATACAGAAACGCCATTCACTCGACTCCTAATATGAATCTGCAAATAGGAGCCCGTCCCGGCTATCGAGTGCTGTTCTATGATCCCATAGAACATGAGCTCCCTTCCTCCTTCCCCATACTCTTTAATTTCGAAACCGGTCATACAGGTACAGTTTTATTTTCAGGGGAACATGTACACCAGAACTTTACCGATGAAATGAATTTCTTTTCCTATTTAAGGAACACTTCGGAACTACGTCAAGGAGTCCTTGCTGTTGAAGATGGTGCGGGGCTGGCCTGCTATAAGTTCTTCCAACGAGGAGGCACTCTACTTCTAGGTCAAGGTGCGGTGATCACGACAGCAGGAACGATTCCCACACCATCCTCAACACCAACGACAGTAGGAAGTACTATAACTTTAAATCACATTGCCATTGACCTTCCTTCTATTCTTTCTTTTCAAGCTCAGGCTCCAAAAATTTGGATTTACCCCACAAAAACAGGATCTACCTATACTGAAGATTCCAACCCGACAATCACAATCTCAGGAACTCTCACCTTACGCAACAGCAACAACGAAGATCCCTACGATAGTCTGGATCTCTCGCACTCTCTTGAGAAAGTTCCCCTTCTTTATATTGTCGATGTCGCTGCACAAAAAATTAACTCTTCGCAACTGGATCTATCCACATTAAATTCTGGCGAACACTATGGGTATCAAGGCATCTGGTCGACCTATTGGGTAGAAACTACAACAATCACGAACCCTACATCTCTACTAGGCGCGAATACAAAACACAAGCTGCTCTATGCAAACTGGTCTCCTCTAGGCTACCGTCCTCATCCCGAACGTCGAGGAGAATTCATTACGAATGCCTTGTGGCAATCGGCATATACGGCTCTTGCAGGACTCCACTCCCTCTCCTCCTGGGATGAAGAGAAGGGTCATGCAGCTTCCCTACAAGGCATTGGTCTTCTGGTTCATCAAAAAGACAAAAACGGTTTTAAGGGATTTCGTAGTCATATGACAGGTTATAGTGCTACCACCGAAGCAACCTCTTCTCAAAGTCCGAATTTCTCTTTAGGATTTGCTCAGTTCTTCTCCAAAGCTAAAGAACATGAATCTCAAAATAGCACGTCCTCTCACCACTATTTCTCTGGAATGTGCATAGAAAATACTCTCTTCAAAGAGTGGATACGTCTATCTGTGTCTCTTGCTTATATGTTTACCTCGGAACATACCCATACAATGTATCAGGGTCTCCTGGAAGGGAACTCTCAGGGATCTTTCCACAACCATACCTTAGCAGGGGCTCTCTCCTGTGTTTTCTTACCTCAACCTCACGGCGAGTCCCTGCAGATCTATCCCTTTATTACTGCCTTAGCCATCCGAGGAAATCTTGCTGCGTTTCAAGAATCTGGAGACCATGCTCGGGAATTTTCCCTACACCGCCCCCTAACGGACGTCTCCCTCCCTGTAGGAATCCGCGCTTCTTGGAAGAACCACCACCGAGTTCCCCTAGTCTGGCTCACAGAAATTTCCTATCGCTCTACTCTCTATAGGCAAGATCCTGAACTCCACTCGAAATTACTGATTAGCCAAGGTACGTGGACGACGCAGGCCACTCCTGTGACCTACAATGCTTTAGGGATCAAAGTGAAAAATACCATGCAGGTGTTTCCTAAAGTCACTCTCTCCTTAGATTACTCTGCGGATATTTCTTCCTCCACGCTGAGTCACTACTTAAACGTGGCGAGTAGAATGAGATTTTAACAATAAGTGACCAAAACAGAAAGATTAAGGAACCTCTAGTGTCAAAGACTCCTCCTAAGTTTTTATTCTATCTCGGGAATTTCACAGCCTGCATGTTCGGGATGACTCCTGCAGTGTATAGTTTACAAACGGACTCCCTTGAAAAGTTTGCTTTAGAGAGGGATGAAGAGTTTCGTACGAGCTTTCCTCTCTTAGACTCTCTCTCCACTCTTACAGGATTTTCTCCAATAACTACGTTTGTTGGAAATAGACATAATTCCTCTCAAGACATTGTACTTTCTAACTACAAGTCTATTGATAACATCCTTCTTCTTTGGACATCGGCTGGGGGAGCTGTGTCCTGTAATAATTTCTTATTATCAAATGTTGAAGACCATGCCTTCTTCAGTAAAAATCTCGCGATTGGGACTGGAGGCGCGATTGCTTGCCAGGGAGCCTGCACAATCACGAAGAATAGAGGACCCCTTATTTTTTTCAGCAATCGAGGTCTTAACAATGCGAGTACAGGAGGAGAAACTCGTGGGGGTGCGATTGCCTGTAATGGAGACTTCACGATTTCTCAAAATCAAGGGACTTTCTACTTTGTCAACAATTCCGTCAACAACTGGGGAGGAGCCCTCTCCACCAATGGACACTGCCGCATCCAAAGCAACAGGGCACCTCTACTCTTTTTTAACAATACAGCCCCTAGTGGAGGGGGTGCGCTTCGTAGTGAAAATACAACGATCTCTGATAACACGCGTCCTATTTATTTTAAGAACAACTGTGGGAACAATGGCGGGGCCATTCAAACAAGCGTTACTGTTGCGATAAAAAATAACTCCGGGTCGGTGATTTTCAATAACAACACAGCGTTATCTGGTTCGATAAATTCAGGAAATGGTTCAGGAGGGGCGATTTATACAACAAACCTATCCATAGACGATAACCCTGGAACTATTCTTTTCAATAATAACTACTGCATTCGCGATGGCGGAGCTATCTGTACACAATTTTTGACAATCAAAAATAGTGGCCACGTATATTTCACCAACAATCAAGGAAACTGGGGAGGTGCTCTTATGCTCCTACAGGACAGCACCTGCCTACTCTTCGCGGAACAAGGAAATATCGCATTTCAAAATAATGAGGTTTTCCTCACCACATTTGGTAGATACAACGCCATACATTGTACACCAAATAGCAACTTACAACTTGGAGCTAATAAGGGGTATACGACTGCTTTTTTTGATCCTATAGAACACCAACATCCAACTACAAATCCTCTAATCTTTAATCCCAATGCGAACCATCAGGGAACGATCTTATTTTCTTCAGCCTATATCCCAGAAGCTTCTGACTACGAAAATAATTTCATTAGCAGCTCGAAAAATACCTCTGAACTTCGCAATGGTGTCCTCTCTATCGAGGATCGTGCGGGATGGCAATTCTATAAGTTCACTCAAAAAGGAGGTATCCTTAAATTAGGGCATGCGGCGAGTATTGCAACAACTGCCAACTCTGAGACTCCATCAACTAGTGTAGGCTCCCAGGTCATCATTAATAACCTTGCGATTAACCTCCCCTCGATCTTAGCAAAAGGAAAAGCTCCTACCTTGTGGATCCGTCCTCTACAATCTAGTGCTCCTTTCACAGAGGACAATAACCCTACAATTACTTTATCAGGTCCTCTGACACTCTTAAATGAGGAAAACCGCGATCCCTACGACAGTATAGATCTCTCTGAGCCTTTACAAAACATTCATCTTCTTTCTTTATCGGATGTAACAGCACGTCATATCAATACCGATAACTTTCATCCTGAAAGCTTAAATGCGACTGAGCATTACGGTTATCAAGGCATCTGGTCTCCTTATTGGGTAGAGACGATAACAACAACAAATAACGCTTCTATAGAGACGGCAAACACCCTCTACAGAGCTCTGTATGCCAATTGGACTCCCTTAGGATATAAGGTCAATCCTGAATACCAAGGAGATCTTGCTACGACTCCCCTATGGCAATCCTTTCATACTATGTTCTCTCTATTAAGAAGTTATAATCGAACTGGTGATTCTGATATCGAGAGGCCTTTCTTAGAAATTCAAGGGATTGCCGACGGCCTCTTTGTTCATCAAAATAGCATCCCCGGGGCTCCAGGATTCCGTATCCAATCTACAGGGTATTCCTTACAAGCATCCTCCGAAACTTCTTTACATCAGAAAATCTCCTTAGGTTTTGCACAGTTCTTCACCCGCACTAAAGAAATCGGATCAAGCAACAACGTCTCGGCTCACAATACAGTCTCTTCACTTTATGTTGAGCTTCCGTGGTTCCAAGAGGCCTTTGCAACATCCACAGTGTTAGCGTATGGCTATGGGGACCATCACCTCCACAGCCTACATCCCTCACATCAAGAACAGGCAGAAGGGACGTGTTATAGCCATACATTAGCAGCAGCTATCGGCTGTTCTTTCCCTTGGCAACAGAAATCCTATCTTCACCTCAGCCCGTTCGTTCAGGCAATTGCAATACGTTCTCACCAAACAGCGTTCGAAGAGATTGGTGACAATCCCCGAAAGTTTGTCTCTCAAAAGCCTTTCTATAATCTGACCTTACCTCTAGGAATCCAAGGAAAATGGCAGTCAAAATTCCACGTACCTACAGAATGGACTCTAGAACTTTCTTACCAACCGGTACTCTATCAACAAAATCCCCAAATCGGTGTCACGCTACTTGCGAGCGGAGGTTCCTGGGATATCCTAGGCCATAACTATGTTCGCAATGCTTTAGGGTACAAAGTCCACAATCAAACTGCGCTCTTCCGTTCTCTCGATCTATTCTTGGATTACCAAGGATCGGTCTCCTCCTCGACATCTACGCACCATCTCCAAGCAGGAAGTACCTTAAAATTCTAAAATAAAAGAACGATAAAATTGAAATCTTTAGAATTAACAACTATCCGATGAGCTACGTTAGCCCAATCGGTAGAGGACTCCCTCAAAATTTAAATATAGAAAATCATTCAAATATATGAGTTTACTAACTCTGTAATATTCAACATGTTAATAAGCATATTTAAATATAAATTTATAAACTTCTAGACAACAAATTGATGATTTTTTATGACAAACTCTATTTTCATATCAAAGTTTGGATGTTTATGCGACCCATTTGTCTCAGCATTTTATCCACTGCGCTATGTTGTTCCTTATCAGGAAATGAAGTCCCTAACCTCGCCTCTTGTCAGATGTCTAGAAAAGACATCTCTGCTTTCCACACGTCTCCAAGCTTCCGTCTGAATGTAACTCCAGAGCCCTTGGTTTCCTCCTTTCGTCCCTCTAATCTTCTTAATGGATTCGGTCACGATATAACCCAGGACATCACAATTACAGGAAACTCTATCAATTCTGTTATAGATTATAACTACCACTACGAGGATGGAGGCATTCTTGCATGTAAAAATTTGTTCATTTCTGAAAATAAAGGAAACTTAAGTTTTGAAAGGAATAGCTCCCACAGTTCTGGAGGGGCTCTCTACAGTGTTCGGGAATGCTGGATTTCTAAGAATCAGAACTACTCGTTTATTTCAAATGCGGCTTCCTTAGCTACTACTACAACTTCAGGATTTGGTGGGGCTATACATGCACTAGATAGCTATATTACAAATAACTTAGGAGAAGGACAATTCTTAGATAATGTCTCTAAAAATAGAGGAGGAGCTATCTATGTTGGGGTGAGTTTATCAATCACAGACAACTTAGGTCCTATCGTTATCAAGAAAAATCAAACATTAGAAGATTCCAGCTTTGGAGGAGGCATCTTCTGCAGAGCCGTAAATATAGAAAGGAATTATCAAAACATCCAAATCAATGATAATGCTTCAGGACAAGGGGTGGTATATTTTCTGCCCTAGGAGTCATTATCTCTTCAAATAAAGAAATTATAGAGATCAGCAATCACTCCGCATCCTCAATTAACACAGCATCAGGAAAACTATATCCCGGTGGTGGCGGTATCATGTGTACCTCCTTAGTCATTGAGAACAATCCCAAAGGTCTTATCTTTAACAATAAAACGGCAGCACTTAGCGGCGGAGCTATACACACGAGATCTTTCATCTTCCAAAATAACGGTCCGACAGCATTTATTAATAACTCTGCGACTTCAGGAGGGGCTCTCATCAATCTTTCTGGTATAGGAAGTACTCCTCAAAATTTCTTCCTCTCTGCAGACTACGGCGATATTCTATTTAACAATAATACAATCACATCTTCTTCTCCTCAACCCGGATATAGAAATGCACTCTATGCTGCTCCGGGGATTAACTTAAAACTAGGAGCAAGACAGGGTTATAAAATTCTCTTTTATGATCCTATAGATCACGATCAGACGACAACAGATCCTATAGTATTTAATTATGAACCCCATCACCTTGGCACCGTGTTGTTTTCCGGAATCAATGTAGATTCTAACGCAACAAATCCATTGAACTTCCTATCAAAATTTTCTAACTCTTCACGACTTGAAAGGGGTGTGCTCGCTATTGAAGATCGGGCTGCTATTTCTTGCAAAACCCTATCGCAAACTGGGGGCATTCTACGTTTAGGAAACGCAGCATTAATCAGGACGAAAGGCCCGGGAAGCTCCATAAATTTTAATGCAATCGCGATCAATCTTCCTTCTATTTTACAATCAGAAGCCTCAGCTCCAAAGTTCTGGATTTATCCTACATTAACAGGATCCACCTATTCTGAAGACACTTCTTCTACTATCACTCTCTCAGGACCCTTGACTTTTCTAAACGATGAAAATGAAAACCCCTATGATAGCTTAGATCTCTCTGAACCTCGAAAGGATATCCCCCCTCCTCTACCTCCTCGATGTGACTGCAAAAAAAATCGATACTTCGAATCTCATTGTAGAAGCCATGAACTTAGATGAGCACTATGGATATCAGGGAATCTGGTCTCCCTATTGGATGGAAACTACGACTACAACAAGCTCTACAGTACCGGAACAGACCAATACAAACCACAGGCAGCTCTACGTAGACTGGACTCCTGTAGGATACCGCCCTAACCCGGAACGTCACGGAGAATTTATTGCTAATACCTTATGGCAGTCTGCCTATAACGCTCTGTTAGGAATCCGCATCTTACCTCCACAAAACCTCAAAGAGCATGACCTTGAAGCCTCTCTGCAAGGACTCGGGCTTCTAATTAACCAACATAATCGCGAGGGACGCAAAGGCTTCCGAAACCATACTACGGGCTATGCAGCAACAACCTCAGCAAAAACTGCAGCACGACATAGTTTCTCTTTAGGATTCGCACAAATGTTCTCCAAAACTAGAGAACGTCAATCTCCAAGTACGACTTCCTCCCACAACTACTTTGCAGGACTCCGCTTCGACAGTCTCCTCTTCAGGGACTTCATCTCTACAGGGCTATCCCTAGGTTATAGCTACGGAGATCACCATATGCTTTGCCACTATACAGAAATCTTAAAAGGGTCGTCCAAAGCCTTCTTTAATAACCACACTTTGGTAGCCTCTCTAGACTGCACATTCTTACCAGCTAGAATCACCCGCACTCTCGAACTCCAGCCCTTTATCAGTGCCATTGCTCTGCGCTGTTCCCAGGCCTCGTTCCAAGAAACTGGAGACCATATAAGAAAATTCCATCCAAAACATCCCCTTACAGATCTTTCCTCTCCCATAGGCTTCCGTTCTGAATGGAAAACTTCACATCATATCCCCATGCTATGGACTACGGAAATATCCTACGTACCTACCCTATACAGAAAAAATCCAGAAATGTTCACGACACTACTCATCAGCAATGGAACATGGACAACACAAGCAACTCCCGTCTCCTATAATTCCGTAGCTGCAAAAATAAAAAATACTTCCCAACTTTTCTCAAGAGTAACCTTATCCTTAGATTATTCAGCTCAAGTCTCCTCGTCAACTGTAGGTCAATACCTTAAAGCTGAGAGTCATTGCACATTTTAACCACAAAGAAAACATCAAGGAATAAACAGTGCAAAATAACAGATCCCTTAGTAAATCTTCCTTCTTTGTTGGAGCCTTAATTTTAGGTAAAACTACAATACTCCTTAATGCGACTCCGTTGTCTGACTATTTTGATAATCAAGCAAATCAACTCACAACACTCTTCCCTCTAATTGATACTCTTACTAACATGACTCCCTACTCTCATAGAGCAACACTTTTTGGAGTTAGGGATGACACTAACCAAGACATTGTCCTCGATCACCAGAATTCCATAGAAAGCTGGTTCGAAAACTTCTCTCAAGACGGCGGTGCTCTCTCTTGCAAATCACTTGCCATAACGAATACAAAAAACCAAATTCTTTTCCTAAATAGCTTTGCTATTAAAAGAGCTGGTGCGATGTATGTGAATGGTAATTTCGATCTTTCTGAGAATCATGGTTCCATCATTTTCTCTGGGAATTTAAGCTTTCCTAATGCAAGTAATTTCGCTGATACTTGTACAGGGGGAGCTGTTTTATGTTCGAAAAATGTTACAATCTCAAAAAATCAAGGAACCGCATACTTCATTAACAACAAGGCAAAATCTTCAGGAGGAGCAATCCAAGCTGCAATCATAAACATTAAGGACAACACTGGCCCTTGCCTGTTTTTTAATAATGCTGCAGGCGGAACAGCGGGGGGCGCGTTGTTCGCTAATGCTTGTAGAATTGAGAATAATTCTCAGCCTATCTATTTTTTGAATAACCAATCAGGTCTGGGTGGTGCAATAAGAGTACATCAAGAGTGCATTCTTACAAAGAATACCGGTTCTGTGATCTTCAACAATAATTTTGCCATGGAAGCGGACATCTCTGCTAACCATTCCTCTGGAGGGGCTATCTATTGCATTAGTTGTTCTATAAAAGACAACCCAGGAATTGCAGCCTTCGATAATAATACTGCAGCACGAGATGGAGGTGCTATCTGTACACAATCTCTAACTATACAAGACAGTGGTCCCGTCTATTTCACAAACAATCAGGGAACTTGGGGCGGCGCTATCATGCTCCGTCAAGATGGTGCATGCACTTTATTTGCTGATCAGGGAGATATTATTTTTTATAATAATAGACACTTCAAAGATACTTTCAGCAATCATGTTTCTGTAAACTGCACGCGTAATGTCTCATTAACAGTTGGAGCAAGTCAAGGTCATTCTGCTACCTTCTATGATCCCATACTACAAAGATATACTATACAAAACTCTATCCAAAAATTTAATCCTAATCCAGAACACCTCGGAACTATCTTGTTCTCCTCAGCATATATTCCGGATACATCGACTTCTCGTGATGACTTCATTTCACATTTCAGAAACCACATTGGACTGTACAACGGCACACTCGCTCTTGAAGATCGAGCAGAGTGGAAAGTCTATAAATTTGATCAATTTGGTGGGACTCTACGGTTAGGCAGTAGAGCTGTGTTTTCTACAACAGACGAAGAACAAAGTAGCAGTAGTGTGGGTTCTGTAATTAACATCAATAATCTTGCAATTAACCTTCCCTCTATCTTAGGCAACAGAGTTGCTCCCAAGCTATGGATTCGCCCCACAGGTTCATCAGCACCCTATAGCGAAGATAATAACCCTATAATCAATCTCTCAGGACCTTTGAGCCTACTGGATGACGAGAACCTAGATCCCTATGATACTGCAGACCTTGCCCAACCTATCGCAGAAGTTCCTCTTCTGTATCTCTTAGACGTCACAGCTAAACATATTAATACGGATAATTTCTACCCTGAGGGTCTAAATACAACTCAACACTACGGCTACCAAGGCGTTTGGTCCCCTTACTGGATCGAAACAATCACAACTTCTGATACCTCTTCTGAAGATACTGTGAATACTTTACATCGCCAGCTTTATGGTGATTGGACACCTACAGGATATAAGGTAAACCCAGAAAACAAAGGAGACATTGCCCTATCTGCCTTCTGGCAATCTTTCCATAACTTATTTGCGACACTACGTTATCAAACACAGCAAGGCCAAATAGCACCTACAGCTTCTGGAGAAGCTACTCGACTCTTCGTGCATCAAAATAGCAACAATGATGCGAAAGGATTCCATATGGAAGCTACGGGTTATTCTTTGGGAACAACCTCAAACACTGCTTCTAATCATAGCTTTGGTGTAAACTTCTCCCAACTTTTCAGTAATCTCTACGAGAGCCACTCCGACAATTCCGTGGCTTCGCATACGACAACTGTAGCGCTCCAGATCAATAATCCTTGGCTGCAAGAGAGATTCTCTACATCTGCATCTCTAGCCTACAGCTACAGCAACCACCATATCAAAGCATCTGGATATTCTGGAAAAATACAAACGGAAGGCAAATGTTATAGTACGACATTAGGGGCGGCTCTCTCTTGCTCTCTATCTCTACAATGGCGATCACGACCTCTCCACTTCACTCCTTTTATCCAAGCAATTGCCGTTCGTTCTAATCAAACTGCGTTTCAAGAAAGTGGAGATAAAGCTAGAAAATTTTCTGTTCATAAACCCTTATATAACCTGACAGTCCCTCTGGGAATTCAGAGCGCTTGGGAATCCAAGTTCCGTCTTCCTACCTATTGGAACATAGAGCTTGCTTATCAGCCTGTCCTCTACCAACAAAATCCTGAGGTCAACGTGAGTCTAGAATCTAGTGGATCGTCATGGCTCCTATCAGGAACCACCCTTGCTCGCAATGCCATTGCTTTTAAAGGAAGAAACCAAATTTTTATCTTCCCTAAACTTTCGGTGTTCTTAGACTATCAAGGCTCGGTATCCTCATCAACGACGACACATTACCTTCACGCAGGAACGACCTTTAAGTTTTAAAAGCATGTTATATAGACAATGCAACCTGTAAAGACCAAATAGAGAGTAGTGAACACTCTCTACCATCATGAATCTTATGGGAGAAGCTAAGGGAAATCCACAGATACGTTTCCCCCATAAAAATTAAGAACCCGATACATCCTCACTAGAGATTCGAAAGAACTACTTAAATCCTAAGCATTCGACTCTCCACGAGGCCATCCTTTTTGTAGTAAGATTTTCGTTGTAGCTACAAGTCCCCCTAAGGGCTCTAGATATTCTGATTCTCCGTCCCCCGGCTCTGTTGGAGGAACAATACTCTCTGCTTCGACCATAACAGCACTCACGCTCTCGCTAAGCAAAGCGGCTCTTACTTCTGGTCCAAACCCTGGGCTCACTCTAAGCGAAACATTAGTCAATGTATTCTCGGGTCTTGGAAGTGTAGCAGGGGGCCTGCCATGAATCCACGGGATCTCATCATAAATAGGCTCTACAGGAGAAGCGGAAGCACCGCCTGACCTCTCCTGTAAAATTCTATCTATATTTCTCTGAGTAAATGGATTATCTTCAGGAGTATTAGCATATATGGGTTCATCCAAGTCGCCTCTAGGAGAGGGGGAACGGCTCATATCTTCATAATCACTTTCACCTGCACCTGAAGCACCGCTCATATCCTCATAAATGCTCCCCTCCTCACTCATAGCAGGTGAAGGAACTGGAGGAAGAGGCACACCCCGTCTATTTGGTGAGCTGCTTCGTACGCGATCTGAAGACGGAGAACGTGAGCTTCCAGACGATCCTGGACGTGAAGGAAGATCATAGATAGCAGGAGTTGCTAATCTAGGTGTCATGTAGATGTTCTTGTCTTTAGATGGTTCAGCAGAGGTTATAGGAACTTCATAATCTCCAAAAACATCCTCTTCCAACTCTCGCGCAGGACTCCATCTAGGGGAACTAGGAACGTCATAGATTCCATCTTTTCTACGAGGAACATCATAGAAAATATGATCATCTTCCATAACAATAAAACTGACGGAACTGTCTTGACTCCAACCTCTCACTATGGGAGCAGAAATCGAAATTTCCGGGGTACTTGATTCTGAACTCTCCTTGGTTTTAGCACCGTGCTTATGTGCCCATCCTACTAAGGCATTCATCAATGGAGAATCTTCACGTGGACTTCCATTTCTGCGTGGAACGTCATGCGGAGAGCCCGTTCTTTCAGTTTCATCAATTTCTGAAGGAGACCCCACCGACATCGAGTCCTCTTCAGAAGAAGTACACTCTTCTCCTCGGCACGTGCAACAACGACCCACTGCTTCAGCAGCTGCATGACGAGCAATACGCAACCTGTGCAAGATGGACCCTAGAATGCTTAAAATCATTCCTAAAAGAGAAACCAGAGCCTCGCGAATCTGATTCCATAATCTTGTAGACCAGTTTTCCCGAGTTCTTTGAGGATCTGCAGCTCCTCCGATTTCCTCATAAATAGGCTCTTCTTGAGAAATCAGAGTTGGATTATTGTCTATCGGAGTTGGATTATCGTCTAAAGAAAAACTCAATCGAGCATGGGACAAAGCAGCTTCTAAATCGTCGGCAGTCTCATCTAATAGGTTTTGAAGAGAGTCTCCATCACTCATGAGTTCTTGAAGCTCAGGATCTGTCAGTTCTGAACAGAGGGAATTGATCTCATCACTAGTTTCTACCCCCTTAAAACGAGCTTCTGCTAGAGATACCGAAGATTGTGTTGCCTCCATATAGCCGCATTGGAATTCTGTAATTTGGATCAGCTGTTGTATGGTAACTGTGGCTTCTGCTTTTTCCTCTGGAGTCAACTGATCATTACTTTGTATGTCAGAGAGCTCCTGACGTAAACTACTCAAACGGAGGTTTAGCTCGTAGAGACTTAAAGGCTCGCTGTCTGTAGGTGGAGCCCCACTAGGAAGTACTATGCGATCGCGAACTGTCTGTACCAACCGACCCAAACCGCTCTGTTTTTTTACTGAAGGAAGAGAAAATAAACGCTGAGGTTCTGGTCCAGAAGAGGTTTCTGGAACCCCCTGAGAAGGATTTTCGCCTGAAACACTCGCGTCCTCTGCCACTCGGGCTTCTGTAGCAGCAGCACTTGATGAATCGACATCCCGTCTCTCATCCGCGGTGATGGTTTTTGATAATCTAACAAAAGCTTGTCGCGTTTCACGCGCTTGACTCGTAGACTCTGCGGAAAAAAAGTTGCCAAATGATTTTAAGGCCCTGTCTACCCCAGAACGTACGCGAGAAAAAAATCCCGGGCTAGAAGCTGCCGAAGAAGAGCTCTGAGACTCCTGATCTTCTGGTAGAAAAGAGGAACTGCTATGTATATGCGAAGATCCTGAAGCTCCTTCCTCTCCATGTTCTTGAGGAGGCAGGGAAATCTCGTGGCTGCCAAGTTCTCCCTTAGGAGAGGGCGATCGACTTCTATCCCCATTATCTTTAGGTGGAATCTTTCCTAATCCACTAGATCCTCCGATTCCTGATGCCATAAACACTTCCTAAAAAGAATAATCTTTTTTCTGAAACAATTTAATTTTATTAAAAAACAACAAAAATGCTTTTAAATATATTAAAATAATCAACATATTGAAGAGTTTTAATTAAAACTCTTCAAGTTTCCCTTGCGCATAGAGAAACAGTGAGATAACGACTACTGTCCCTCTGGAGCAAATGATCTA encodes:
- a CDS encoding autotransporter outer membrane beta-barrel domain-containing protein, which encodes MTAKKIDTSNLIVEAMNLDEHYGYQGIWSPYWMETTTTTSSTVPEQTNTNHRQLYVDWTPVGYRPNPERHGEFIANTLWQSAYNALLGIRILPPQNLKEHDLEASLQGLGLLINQHNREGRKGFRNHTTGYAATTSAKTAARHSFSLGFAQMFSKTRERQSPSTTSSHNYFAGLRFDSLLFRDFISTGLSLGYSYGDHHMLCHYTEILKGSSKAFFNNHTLVASLDCTFLPARITRTLELQPFISAIALRCSQASFQETGDHIRKFHPKHPLTDLSSPIGFRSEWKTSHHIPMLWTTEISYVPTLYRKNPEMFTTLLISNGTWTTQATPVSYNSVAAKIKNTSQLFSRVTLSLDYSAQVSSSTVGQYLKAESHCTF
- a CDS encoding polymorphic outer membrane protein middle domain-containing protein, which translates into the protein MQNNRSLSKSSFFVGALILGKTTILLNATPLSDYFDNQANQLTTLFPLIDTLTNMTPYSHRATLFGVRDDTNQDIVLDHQNSIESWFENFSQDGGALSCKSLAITNTKNQILFLNSFAIKRAGAMYVNGNFDLSENHGSIIFSGNLSFPNASNFADTCTGGAVLCSKNVTISKNQGTAYFINNKAKSSGGAIQAAIINIKDNTGPCLFFNNAAGGTAGGALFANACRIENNSQPIYFLNNQSGLGGAIRVHQECILTKNTGSVIFNNNFAMEADISANHSSGGAIYCISCSIKDNPGIAAFDNNTAARDGGAICTQSLTIQDSGPVYFTNNQGTWGGAIMLRQDGACTLFADQGDIIFYNNRHFKDTFSNHVSVNCTRNVSLTVGASQGHSATFYDPILQRYTIQNSIQKFNPNPEHLGTILFSSAYIPDTSTSRDDFISHFRNHIGLYNGTLALEDRAEWKVYKFDQFGGTLRLGSRAVFSTTDEEQSSSSVGSVININNLAINLPSILGNRVAPKLWIRPTGSSAPYSEDNNPIINLSGPLSLLDDENLDPYDTADLAQPIAEVPLLYLLDVTAKHINTDNFYPEGLNTTQHYGYQGVWSPYWIETITTSDTSSEDTVNTLHRQLYGDWTPTGYKVNPENKGDIALSAFWQSFHNLFATLRYQTQQGQIAPTASGEATRLFVHQNSNNDAKGFHMEATGYSLGTTSNTASNHSFGVNFSQLFSNLYESHSDNSVASHTTTVALQINNPWLQERFSTSASLAYSYSNHHIKASGYSGKIQTEGKCYSTTLGAALSCSLSLQWRSRPLHFTPFIQAIAVRSNQTAFQESGDKARKFSVHKPLYNLTVPLGIQSAWESKFRLPTYWNIELAYQPVLYQQNPEVNVSLESSGSSWLLSGTTLARNAIAFKGRNQIFIFPKLSVFLDYQGSVSSSTTTHYLHAGTTFKF
- a CDS encoding FlxA-like family protein; translated protein: MASGIGGSSGLGKIPPKDNGDRSRSPSPKGELGSHEISLPPQEHGEEGASGSSHIHSSSSFLPEDQESQSSSSAASSPGFFSRVRSGVDRALKSFGNFFSAESTSQARETRQAFVRLSKTITADERRDVDSSSAAATEARVAEDASVSGENPSQGVPETSSGPEPQRLFSLPSVKKQSGLGRLVQTVRDRIVLPSGAPPTDSEPLSLYELNLRLSSLRQELSDIQSNDQLTPEEKAEATVTIQQLIQITEFQCGYMEATQSSVSLAEARFKGVETSDEINSLCSELTDPELQELMSDGDSLQNLLDETADDLEAALSHARLSFSLDDNPTPIDNNPTLISQEEPIYEEIGGAADPQRTRENWSTRLWNQIREALVSLLGMILSILGSILHRLRIARHAAAEAVGRCCTCRGEECTSSEEDSMSVGSPSEIDETERTGSPHDVPRRNGSPREDSPLMNALVGWAHKHGAKTKESSESSTPEISISAPIVRGWSQDSSVSFIVMEDDHIFYDVPRRKDGIYDVPSSPRWSPARELEEDVFGDYEVPITSAEPSKDKNIYMTPRLATPAIYDLPSRPGSSGSSRSPSSDRVRSSSPNRRGVPLPPVPSPAMSEEGSIYEDMSGASGAGESDYEDMSRSPSPRGDLDEPIYANTPEDNPFTQRNIDRILQERSGGASASPVEPIYDEIPWIHGRPPATLPRPENTLTNVSLRVSPGFGPEVRAALLSESVSAVMVEAESIVPPTEPGDGESEYLEPLGGLVATTKILLQKGWPRGESNA